The Eurosta solidaginis isolate ZX-2024a chromosome 4, ASM4086904v1, whole genome shotgun sequence genome includes a window with the following:
- the LOC137247544 gene encoding uncharacterized protein: MTFGISCGPCIAHYVRNKNAEEYRNIYPRAYEAINNAHYVDDYIDTADDDEAALEVAEQVRKVHLAGGFEIRNWASNSVVVLAKLLGGNPGVQTSVQFGDTEKILGLLARYTVGLKILIQRVWRANIGWDEELPETLYEDWLKWRQLLPLIEAVEIPRCYSRNLKFATDVGIHTFVDASEHAYAAVWYVRVRQGDDVDVTLIAAKSKVAPLKPISIPRLELQAAVVGVRLTQKVIKIRGLEHRNTTYWSDSKTVLQWLNMDPRSFQQFVMHRVGEILESSDMHSEVLDTTELRKRVCVNYKVAPIALNVEYFSKWRNLYRAVATFILYIFKLKSRRVRRIMPKEVTPDMIEIAENILFKQAQAEIYSSEINVLYAGHALNKQSKLYQLNAYVDDKGILRIRSRLDSINEHTDTIVLPRESYITFLIVRDYHEKNHHMAHETVINNVKGKYCIPRLRVLYNKIRKSCQRCKINNALPEPPQMSPIPAARLASFTRPFTFTGVDYFGPVLVNVGRHKEKRWGVLYTCLTLRAVHFEIAHSLDTNSCIMALRNFMARRGTPAEIFSDNGTNFKATEKLVREKLITLDFDRITAKYDRIKWRFNPPGAPHMGGAWERLVRTTKNILRSICPSYSFNDESLRCALMEVEFIINSRPLTFVSLESSDDIALTPNHMLLGSADGHKPAFSDGMDLRQRWHKTQLFADVFWQRWVKEYTPILTMRAKWLKKATPIVIDDVVIVIDETLPRNLWPKGRVISTIVAKDGQVRRVTVKTPLGIMERPATKIAKLDVGNSLVSTGATYEGGNVTAIINT; the protein is encoded by the exons ATGACTTTCGGCATAAGTTGCGGGCCCTGTATCGCCCATTATGTccgaaataaaaatgcagaggaGTATCGCAACATATATCCACGCGCATATGAAGCCATCAACAATGCGCATTATGTCGACGATTACATTGACACGGCAGACGACGACGAGGCAGCCTTGGAGGTAGCGGAACAAGTCCGTAAAGTCCATCTAGCCGGCGGATTCGAAATACGTAATTGGGCATCAAATTCAGTAGTTGTTCTAGCAAAGCTACTTGGCGGCAATCCAGGCGTGCAAACATCAGTCCAGTTTGGAGATACCGAAAAAATACTAG GGCTGTTAGCACGCTATACAGTGGGGCTAAAAATATTGATCCAACGAGTCTGGCGAGCAAATATTGGGTGGGATGAAGAACTTCCCGAGACACTATACGAAGACTGGTTAAAATGGAGGCAACTTTTACCACTGATTGAAGCGGTGGAAATTCCGAGATGCTACTCACGTAATCTGAAATTCGCTACCGACGTCGGCATTCATACGTTCGTTGATGCCAGCGAACATGCCTATGCTGCAGTTTGGTATGTGAGGGTACGCCAAGGAGACGACGTCGACGTGACATTGATAGCGGCAAAAAGTAAAGTCGCTCCATTAAAACCAATCTCTATTCCTCGTTTGGAACTGCAAGCCGCCGTAGTGGGAGTACGCTTGACgcaaaaggtaataaaaatacgTGGGCTTGAACACCGAAACACCACGTATTGGTCAGATTCCAAAACCGTACTGCAATGGCTTAATATGGACCCACGCAGCTTTCAGCAATTTGTAATGCATCGCGTCGGGGAGATCCTAGAGAGTTCCGATATGCATAGCGAGGTATTAGATACCACCGAGCTTCGAAAGCGAGTATGCGTAAACTACAAAGTTGCACCAATAGCTCTCAATGTTGAGTATTTTTCAAAGTGGCGCAATCTATATAGAGCAGTTGCGACCTTCATCTTGTACATATTCAAGTTAAAATCCAGACGAGTAAGGCGCATCATGCCAAAAGAAGTTACACCAGATATGATTGAGATCGCCGAAAATATTCTGTTCAAACAAGCACAAGCTGAAATTTACTCATCGGAAATTAATGTACTGTATGCGGGTCACGCGCTGAACAAGCAAAGCAAATTATATCAGCTTAACGCTTATGTGGACGACAAAGGTATTCTGCGCATACGAAGCAGATTAGATTCAATTAACGAGCACACGGATACCATCGTACTGCCGAGAGAAAGCTACATAACGTTTTTGATCGTTAGAGATTACCACGAAAAGAACCATCATATGGCACACGAAACAGTCATTAATAATGTTAAAGGCAAATATTGTATTCCGCGTCTACGAGTATTGTACAATAAAATACGAAAATCTTGCCAAAGGTGCAAAATTAACAACGCCTTACCAGAACCTCCACAAATGTCGCCGATACCAGCTGCAAGATTAGCCAGTTTTACTAGACCCTTCACATTCACAGGCGTCGATTATTTTGGTCCAGTACTTGTCAACGTAGGGAGACATAAGGAGAAAAGATGGGGAGTGCTTTATACTTGCTTGACACTCCGGGCAGTACATTTTGAAATCGCTCATAGTCTCGATACAAACTCTTGTATTATGGCTCTTAGAAACTTCATGGCACGTCGTGGTACTCCAGCGGAGATCTTTTCCGATAACGGCACCAATTTTAAAGCGACAGAGAAACTCGTCCGAGAAAAACTGATCACGCTTGACTTCGATCGAATTACAGCGAAATATGACCGTATTAAGTGGCGCTTCAATCCAccaggcgcaccccacatgggaggCGCGTGGGAACGTCTCGTACGAACAACTAAGAACATTTTGCGAAGCATATGCCCCTCATACTCTTTTAATGACGAAAGCTTGCGATGCGCACTGATGGAAGTAGAATTCATCATAAACTCGAGACCGCTTACTTTCGTTAGTCTTGAGTCGTCGGATGATATTGCTCTCACACCGAACCACATGTTATTGGGGTCGGCAGATGGTCATAAACCCGCGTTCAGCGACGGTATGGACCTAAGGCAACGGTGGCACAAAACGCAGCTCTTTGCAGACGTCTTTTGGCAACGTTGGGTGAAGGAGTATACGCCGATACTGACCATGCGAGCCAAGTGGTTGAAAAAAGCTACACCCATAGTAATCGATGATGTGGTTATTGTAATCGACGAAACTCTCCCTCGTAACTTATGGCCGAAAGGAAGAGTAATCAGCACCATAGTAGCCAAAGACGGACAAGTTCGGCGAGTGACGGTAAAGACCCCTCTAGGGATAATGGAGCGACCAGCGACGAAGATAGCCAAGTTAGATGTCGGTAATAGCTTAGTAAGCACCGGGGCTACTTACGAGGGGGGGAATGTTACCGCCATAATTAACACTTAA